From Oceanotoga teriensis, the proteins below share one genomic window:
- a CDS encoding gluconeogenesis factor YvcK family protein, which translates to MKNIVVIGGGTGLNQLLRGLKWEKEFSIISVVAVTDDGGSSGIIRNDFEILPPGDIRNNIVALAEKESLLTDLLNYRFKEGFLDNHNLGNIILLALTRLNNNNFPMAIKNLSEFLNTRGKVYPSSTELITIAAEFDDGGIEFGETNIVNKNKPIKRVWIDGNNEAYEQSKTALKEADAIILGPGSLYTSVVTNILVKGIKEAINESNAKKIYISNIMTQLGETIDYDLKKHVDIIENYLDSKLDYIIANDGSIPDFVYNRYKKQGVDNVKIDFYDDRIIQSDLIYFINKEKPIIRHDSTKISKILKEIIIGD; encoded by the coding sequence ATGAAGAATATAGTGGTTATTGGCGGAGGAACAGGATTAAATCAATTGCTTAGAGGATTAAAATGGGAAAAAGAATTTTCTATAATATCGGTAGTAGCAGTTACAGATGATGGAGGAAGTTCTGGTATAATACGAAATGATTTTGAAATTCTTCCACCAGGCGATATAAGAAATAATATAGTAGCATTAGCTGAAAAGGAATCTCTCTTGACTGATCTTTTAAATTATAGATTTAAAGAAGGCTTTTTGGATAATCATAATTTAGGGAATATCATATTATTAGCCCTTACAAGATTAAACAATAACAATTTTCCAATGGCTATAAAAAATTTATCAGAATTTTTAAACACCAGAGGAAAAGTCTACCCTTCTTCTACAGAATTGATAACCATTGCAGCTGAATTTGATGATGGTGGAATTGAATTTGGTGAAACTAATATTGTTAATAAGAATAAACCAATAAAAAGAGTATGGATTGATGGTAACAATGAAGCTTATGAACAAAGTAAAACGGCCTTGAAAGAAGCTGATGCTATAATATTAGGCCCTGGAAGTCTTTATACAAGTGTTGTGACTAATATTCTTGTAAAAGGAATAAAAGAAGCAATAAACGAATCAAATGCTAAAAAGATATATATATCAAATATAATGACTCAATTGGGCGAAACAATAGACTATGATTTAAAAAAACATGTTGATATAATTGAAAATTATTTGGATTCAAAACTCGATTATATAATAGCAAATGATGGAAGTATTCCTGATTTTGTATATAATAGATATAAAAAACAAGGTGTTGATAATGTTAAAATAGATTTTTATGATGACAGAATTATACAAAGTGATTTGATTTATTTTATCAATAAAGAAAAACCTATAATTAGACATGATTCAACGAAAATCTCTAAAATATTAAAAGAAATTATAATTGGTGATTAA
- the whiA gene encoding DNA-binding protein WhiA: protein MATFSEEVKMSLVNTSFLYPEIELFGAIKGKGDFVLDGHKKFIKITVSSISSMKRVYKLCKQLFGEFISAYVKIERRLNLGRTGEILLDLNFVDKVLSSQGINLYKDTLPKVLKEDPVKFGVFLKGMFLTTGSISLKSSYHMEFYLDISEEFVKDLIDNFKILLGVKSNYIHKNNKIKFYIKSSGDILNILEAMDAQESSKKLLDIMRIRGIKGNVSRTINFLSANASKTAESSSKQIDDINYICSTIGIDSLDDNLKKIALYRLENTEDSLKEMAEALNMKKSTLYSRIKKIKGISKQLQDEQNLEEEGEKK, encoded by the coding sequence ATGGCTACTTTTTCAGAGGAAGTAAAAATGTCTTTAGTGAACACATCCTTTCTTTATCCCGAAATAGAACTTTTTGGGGCTATAAAAGGGAAGGGTGATTTTGTTTTAGATGGACATAAAAAATTTATAAAAATAACGGTTAGTTCTATAAGCTCTATGAAAAGAGTTTATAAGCTTTGTAAACAACTTTTTGGAGAATTTATCAGCGCATATGTTAAAATAGAGAGAAGATTAAACCTTGGAAGAACGGGAGAAATTTTATTAGATTTAAACTTTGTAGATAAAGTTTTATCTTCGCAAGGAATAAATTTATATAAAGATACTCTTCCGAAAGTATTGAAAGAAGATCCAGTTAAATTTGGAGTTTTTTTAAAAGGAATGTTTCTTACAACTGGTTCAATTTCATTGAAATCTTCATATCATATGGAGTTTTATCTTGATATATCAGAAGAATTTGTTAAAGATTTGATAGATAATTTTAAAATTCTTTTGGGGGTTAAAAGTAATTATATACATAAAAATAATAAAATAAAGTTTTATATAAAATCTTCTGGAGATATATTGAATATTTTGGAAGCTATGGATGCTCAAGAATCATCTAAAAAACTTTTGGATATAATGAGGATAAGAGGAATAAAAGGGAATGTTAGTCGTACTATAAACTTTTTAAGTGCAAATGCATCTAAAACAGCTGAGAGTTCTTCGAAACAAATAGATGATATAAATTATATATGTTCAACTATAGGAATAGACTCTTTAGATGATAATCTTAAAAAAATAGCTTTGTACAGACTTGAAAATACTGAAGACAGTTTAAAAGAAATGGCTGAAGCTTTAAATATGAAAAAATCTACTCTTTATAGCAGAATAAAAAAGATAAAAGGAATATCTAAACAATTACAGGATGAACAAAATCTTGAAGAGGAGGGTGAAAAAAAATGA
- the nrdR gene encoding transcriptional regulator NrdR — protein MKCPFCDNEETKVLDSRPVGSGNSVRRRRECLKCEGRFTTYERYEESKIRVVKKDGKRELFDREKLKDGIIKACEKRPVSSEDIEEIVEEIENLIRRSGKSEIFTTDIGDKVMERLKKIDQVSYVRFASVYKEFRDLDSFLNEIKNLKNN, from the coding sequence ATGAAATGCCCTTTTTGTGATAATGAAGAAACAAAAGTACTTGATTCAAGACCTGTTGGAAGTGGTAACTCTGTCAGAAGGAGAAGAGAATGTTTGAAATGTGAAGGAAGATTTACGACTTATGAAAGGTATGAAGAGAGTAAGATAAGGGTAGTCAAAAAAGATGGAAAAAGGGAATTATTTGATAGGGAGAAACTAAAAGATGGTATAATTAAAGCCTGTGAAAAAAGACCTGTTTCTTCAGAAGATATAGAAGAAATAGTAGAAGAAATAGAAAATCTAATAAGAAGAAGTGGAAAAAGTGAAATCTTTACAACAGATATAGGTGATAAAGTTATGGAAAGACTTAAAAAAATAGATCAGGTTTCTTATGTCAGATTTGCTTCTGTTTACAAAGAATTTAGAGATTTAGATAGTTTTTTAAATGAAATAAAGAACTTAAAAAATAACTAA
- the greA gene encoding transcription elongation factor GreA, translating to MAEEIYQLTKEGYDRLKKERDVLKVKLMGEIADRIKDARELGDLSENSEYEEAKNEQGKIDSRIKEIDYILDHAEIIIETATSDEVRLGTKLKIYDFKLKKEREFMLVTPQEADLSENKLSSDSLIGKAVLGKKKGEIISIKTIKGQIKKIEIKDINL from the coding sequence ATGGCCGAAGAAATTTATCAACTTACCAAAGAAGGTTATGATAGGTTAAAAAAAGAAAGAGATGTTTTAAAAGTAAAACTAATGGGTGAAATTGCTGATAGAATAAAAGATGCAAGAGAACTTGGAGATCTTTCTGAAAATAGTGAATATGAAGAAGCTAAAAATGAACAGGGTAAAATAGATTCAAGGATAAAAGAAATAGATTATATACTTGATCATGCTGAAATAATAATTGAAACAGCTACGAGTGATGAAGTTAGACTAGGTACAAAATTAAAAATATATGATTTTAAATTAAAAAAAGAAAGAGAATTTATGCTCGTTACACCACAAGAAGCAGATTTATCTGAAAACAAATTATCTTCTGATTCTTTGATAGGTAAGGCTGTTTTAGGTAAGAAAAAAGGTGAAATAATAAGCATAAAAACAATAAAAGGTCAGATAAAAAAAATAGAAATAAAAGATATAAATCTATAA
- the lysS gene encoding lysine--tRNA ligase has product MSDLKKQRLQMIDEIRNSGINPYPYKFEKEMSASEIKEKYDEKIEAGNLLEEEVFKYAGRVMTLRSHGKSAFLHIKDDTGRLQIYIRKDKLGDEKYEFFKKYINPGDWIGVKGFPFKTRTGELTVLATDFELLTKSVRPMPEKWHGLKDKEIRYRQRYVDMISNDKVIETFRNRSLVVRYIREYLNERDFFEVETPILQNIMGGANARPFITHLNVYDIPMYLRIATELHLKRLVVGGMERVYELGRIFRNEGVDYKHNPEFTTIELYQAYADYNDIMELTENLLAYVAEKIHGTTKIKYGELEIDFKPPFKRIDMREFIKEHLGVDILEDSIETMDNYLKSKDINVEIKERGKYIDELWDLVEDKLVQPTFIMNHPVEISPLAKRHREDPRLTERFELIVNGTELANAFSELNDAADQYSRFKAQADLKDLGDEEAQLMDLDFVRALEYGMPPTGGLGIGIDRFAMFMTNTQTIKDIIPFPLSKPMAFEMEEAMMDESEKEE; this is encoded by the coding sequence ATGAGTGATCTAAAAAAGCAGAGATTGCAGATGATAGATGAAATTAGAAATTCAGGAATAAATCCTTATCCATATAAATTTGAAAAGGAAATGTCGGCTTCTGAGATAAAAGAAAAATATGATGAAAAAATAGAAGCTGGGAATCTTTTAGAAGAAGAAGTTTTTAAATATGCTGGAAGAGTAATGACTTTAAGAAGTCATGGTAAATCAGCTTTCTTACATATAAAAGATGATACAGGAAGACTTCAAATATATATAAGAAAAGATAAACTTGGAGACGAAAAATATGAATTTTTCAAAAAGTATATAAATCCAGGTGATTGGATTGGAGTGAAAGGATTTCCTTTTAAAACGAGAACTGGAGAATTAACTGTTTTAGCAACTGATTTTGAATTGTTGACCAAATCAGTTAGGCCTATGCCAGAAAAATGGCATGGATTAAAAGATAAAGAAATAAGATATAGACAAAGATATGTAGATATGATATCTAATGATAAAGTTATAGAAACTTTTAGAAATAGATCTCTTGTTGTTAGATATATAAGAGAATATTTAAATGAAAGAGATTTTTTTGAAGTTGAAACTCCTATACTTCAAAATATAATGGGTGGTGCAAATGCAAGACCATTCATAACACATTTAAATGTATATGATATACCTATGTATCTTAGAATTGCCACTGAACTTCATCTGAAAAGACTTGTTGTTGGCGGAATGGAAAGAGTATATGAACTTGGAAGAATTTTTAGAAATGAAGGAGTAGATTATAAACATAATCCAGAATTTACAACGATAGAATTATATCAAGCTTATGCTGATTATAACGATATTATGGAATTGACAGAAAATTTATTAGCGTACGTTGCAGAAAAAATACATGGTACTACAAAGATTAAATATGGAGAATTAGAAATAGATTTTAAACCTCCATTCAAAAGAATAGATATGAGAGAATTTATAAAAGAACATCTTGGTGTAGACATATTAGAAGATTCAATAGAGACTATGGACAATTATTTAAAATCTAAAGATATAAACGTGGAAATAAAAGAAAGAGGTAAATATATAGATGAACTTTGGGATTTAGTAGAAGATAAGTTAGTTCAGCCAACATTTATAATGAATCATCCTGTAGAAATTTCACCTCTTGCAAAAAGACATAGAGAAGATCCAAGACTTACAGAAAGATTTGAACTTATAGTAAATGGTACGGAACTTGCAAATGCATTTTCTGAATTAAATGATGCTGCAGATCAATATTCAAGATTTAAAGCACAAGCAGATTTGAAAGATCTTGGAGATGAAGAGGCACAATTGATGGATTTAGACTTTGTAAGGGCTCTTGAGTACGGTATGCCTCCTACAGGAGGTCTCGGAATAGGTATAGATAGATTTGCCATGTTTATGACAAATACTCAAACAATAAAAGATATAATACCATTCCCACTTTCAAAACCTATGGCTTTTGAAATGGAAGAAGCTATGATGGATGAAAGTGAAAAAGAAGAATAA
- the rpmB gene encoding 50S ribosomal protein L28, with product MAKRCDICGKEPKAGNKVAHSKSTTRRWWKPNVHKVKAVLKDGSVKKINVCTSCLKAGKVTRA from the coding sequence ATGGCTAAAAGATGTGATATTTGTGGAAAAGAACCTAAAGCTGGTAATAAAGTAGCTCATTCAAAATCAACAACAAGAAGATGGTGGAAACCAAACGTACATAAAGTTAAAGCTGTTCTTAAAGATGGATCAGTTAAAAAAATAAATGTATGTACTTCATGTTTAAAAGCAGGAAAAGTTACAAGAGCATAA
- the murJ gene encoding murein biosynthesis integral membrane protein MurJ, producing the protein MSELLKHSFFFAFATMLSRFLGLFRDAAFAHYFGRSGEYDAYLIAILLPFYLRRIFAEGALSSAFIPLFTRKKGDEAQKFFSTTFWATLIATVILYIPILLFSDGIAYIMGTGLSDSLLTLTSNLMKITYPFIIFISLWAVISGVLNTKNIFFIPAIAPALTNILTIIFIFTSSYFFPKILGPTIGFTIGGLAQFLFVWCFLKKTGFKITFDFEKKYINEILNLFGPALLGVAISTFNTVIDTNIATWTGKGGVSTIQYALRLYQLPLGIFGVSIANALLPKLSYAREMKNENDYSKYLRESVILILFFSIPSTFGLIFLSNQIISLIYEHGNFTSADTFITAKTLVFYSIGLPFYSLHGIFVRTYHSDLNTKAPTLISSIMLGINIILDILLAIKFGIYGIALATSISGIVGMFLSSYRSFKYFKIEDLIEILKIIIASLIMSLSLIYSTLIFNSNFGTIIQIFIGIFVFFISCTFLKVKYLNKALKIIKLKK; encoded by the coding sequence ATGTCTGAACTTTTAAAGCATTCTTTTTTCTTTGCATTTGCAACTATGTTGAGTAGATTTTTAGGTCTCTTTAGAGATGCCGCTTTTGCTCATTATTTTGGAAGAAGTGGAGAATATGATGCCTATTTAATAGCTATACTTTTACCTTTTTACTTAAGGCGTATCTTTGCTGAAGGTGCCCTTTCATCAGCATTTATACCTTTATTTACAAGAAAAAAAGGTGATGAAGCCCAAAAATTTTTTAGTACAACTTTCTGGGCAACTTTGATAGCAACTGTAATTCTTTATATACCAATTTTGTTATTTTCTGATGGAATTGCTTATATAATGGGAACTGGGCTTTCAGATTCTTTATTAACTTTAACTTCCAATTTGATGAAAATAACTTATCCATTTATAATTTTTATATCCTTATGGGCAGTAATTTCAGGTGTTTTAAATACTAAAAATATATTTTTTATTCCTGCAATAGCTCCAGCATTGACAAATATATTAACTATAATATTTATATTTACTTCTTCTTACTTTTTTCCAAAAATTTTAGGCCCAACTATCGGTTTTACAATAGGTGGATTAGCTCAATTTTTATTTGTATGGTGTTTTCTTAAAAAAACAGGTTTTAAAATAACTTTTGATTTTGAAAAAAAATATATTAATGAAATTTTAAATCTCTTTGGTCCAGCACTGTTAGGAGTTGCAATCTCTACTTTTAATACTGTAATAGATACAAATATTGCCACTTGGACGGGAAAAGGTGGAGTTTCTACAATACAATATGCCTTAAGACTTTATCAACTGCCACTTGGAATATTTGGAGTCTCTATTGCCAATGCATTGCTACCCAAACTATCTTATGCTCGAGAAATGAAGAATGAGAATGATTATTCAAAATATTTGAGAGAAAGTGTTATATTAATATTGTTTTTTTCCATTCCATCTACTTTTGGATTGATATTTTTAAGTAATCAAATCATATCTTTAATATATGAACATGGAAATTTCACATCAGCAGATACTTTTATAACAGCAAAAACTTTAGTATTTTATTCAATAGGATTACCATTTTATTCTTTACATGGAATTTTTGTCAGAACTTATCATTCTGATTTAAATACTAAAGCTCCAACATTAATTTCATCTATAATGCTTGGAATTAATATTATTTTGGATATTTTATTGGCCATTAAATTTGGAATATATGGTATAGCTCTTGCAACTTCAATATCTGGTATAGTTGGAATGTTTTTATCTTCTTACAGATCTTTTAAATATTTTAAAATCGAAGATTTAATAGAAATTTTAAAAATAATAATAGCCTCTTTAATAATGAGTTTATCATTGATATATTCTACTTTGATATTCAATTCTAATTTTGGTACAATAATACAAATTTTTATAGGTATTTTTGTGTTTTTTATATCTTGTACATTTTTAAAAGTCAAATATTTAAATAAAGCTTTAAAAATAATCAAATTAAAAAAATAG
- the upp gene encoding uracil phosphoribosyltransferase, with translation MGKLFVADHPLIKHKVSIMRNKETGPKEFRELLNEITLLLTYEAARGLPTSEIDVDTPIIRTKGEMVDDKKVTIVPILRAGLGMLDGVLSLVPNAGVGFLGVFRDPESLKAVEYYVKFPQLTDNHQIFVLDPMLATGHSMNYALDVVKSKGGKNITVMCLLAAPEGIKVVQDAHPDVDIFIAEVDEKLNDHAYIIPGLGDAGDRLYRTK, from the coding sequence ATGGGAAAACTATTTGTAGCTGATCATCCTTTGATAAAACACAAAGTGTCTATCATGAGAAATAAAGAAACAGGTCCTAAAGAATTCAGAGAACTGTTGAATGAAATTACACTTCTATTGACTTATGAAGCCGCAAGAGGATTACCTACTTCTGAAATTGATGTAGATACTCCTATAATAAGAACAAAAGGTGAAATGGTTGATGATAAAAAAGTCACCATAGTTCCCATATTAAGAGCCGGTCTTGGAATGCTTGATGGAGTTCTTTCATTGGTTCCAAATGCTGGAGTTGGATTTTTGGGTGTTTTCAGAGATCCAGAAAGTTTAAAAGCTGTAGAATATTATGTCAAATTCCCACAACTCACTGATAATCATCAAATATTTGTTTTAGATCCTATGCTCGCTACAGGTCATTCTATGAATTATGCTCTTGATGTTGTTAAATCAAAAGGTGGTAAAAATATAACTGTTATGTGTTTATTAGCAGCACCTGAAGGTATTAAGGTTGTTCAAGACGCCCATCCAGATGTTGATATATTTATCGCTGAAGTAGATGAAAAACTCAATGATCATGCATATATAATTCCTGGATTAGGCGATGCTGGCGATAGGCTATATAGAACAAAATAA
- a CDS encoding HAD-IA family hydrolase, protein MDRGTIESDYAFEKFRNENPKLKKEITEIENIWIDYLIPIEKNIKILEKLDEKNELLLLSNFHKKAFEIVEKKYEFFKVFKKRAISCYINKLKPDYEIYDYIIKNFDLNKEETVFIDDTLKNVEAALEYGIKSIHYKYDMNLEKELENI, encoded by the coding sequence TTGGATAGAGGAACTATAGAATCTGATTATGCATTTGAAAAATTTAGAAATGAAAATCCAAAATTGAAAAAAGAGATTACTGAAATAGAAAATATTTGGATAGATTATTTGATACCGATTGAAAAAAATATAAAAATATTAGAAAAACTTGATGAAAAAAATGAATTATTATTATTATCAAATTTTCATAAAAAAGCTTTTGAAATAGTGGAAAAAAAGTATGAATTTTTTAAAGTATTTAAAAAACGTGCCATATCTTGTTATATAAACAAGTTAAAACCAGATTATGAAATATATGATTATATCATCAAAAATTTTGATTTAAATAAAGAAGAAACTGTATTTATAGATGATACATTAAAAAATGTTGAAGCAGCTCTTGAATATGGAATAAAATCTATTCATTATAAATATGATATGAACTTAGAAAAAGAGTTAGAAAATATATGA
- a CDS encoding NAD(P)/FAD-dependent oxidoreductase encodes MYDISIIGAGVVGCNIARELSKYDLKISLIEKSYDVSNGASKANSGIVHGGYAAKHGTLKSKFNVLGNKMYEKLNQELNFGYRKTGGLVIGFEEDDLQKIKELYENGLKNNVENIKIIERKQILNIEPNINPKVKYALYSEDVGITSPYEFTIALAENAVENGVELYLNSQVKDIKKEKQYFEIYFNDEMIRTKYIINAAGINSDKIAKMVNANNFKIIPKKGQYIIFEKGTGKKFNNVIFQVPTKKGKGVLVTSTYHGNLMIGPNSEETDDREDISTDIETLKNIIKTAKMSYPDLNMKKAIRTYSGLRASSDKKDFIIEESRIKNFINVSGIESPGLTSSPAIAIEIKNILSKIGLDLIKKEKFSKYRKPIIIQKELSDEEVKKLLNEEGPKKIICRCERVYQEEIVDALTRNIEVKTLDSVKRRTRAGMGKCQGSFCSSRVSELIKKYKGVDPETYKNQWELLKKLKKLT; translated from the coding sequence ATGTATGATATTTCCATAATTGGTGCAGGGGTAGTTGGTTGCAATATTGCAAGAGAATTATCAAAATATGATTTAAAAATAAGTTTGATAGAAAAAAGTTATGATGTTAGTAATGGTGCATCTAAAGCTAATTCGGGAATAGTACATGGCGGTTATGCTGCAAAACATGGTACACTCAAGAGTAAATTTAATGTTCTTGGAAATAAAATGTATGAAAAATTAAATCAAGAATTAAATTTTGGATATAGAAAAACTGGTGGCTTAGTAATAGGTTTTGAAGAAGATGATTTGCAAAAAATAAAGGAACTTTATGAAAATGGTTTAAAAAACAATGTAGAAAATATTAAAATAATAGAGCGAAAACAGATATTAAATATAGAACCCAATATAAATCCAAAAGTGAAATATGCATTGTATTCAGAAGATGTTGGAATAACTTCACCATATGAATTTACAATAGCTCTTGCAGAAAATGCTGTTGAAAATGGAGTCGAACTTTATTTAAATTCTCAAGTAAAAGATATAAAAAAAGAAAAACAGTATTTTGAAATATATTTTAATGATGAAATGATAAGAACAAAATATATTATAAATGCTGCTGGAATAAATTCAGATAAAATAGCTAAAATGGTGAATGCAAATAATTTTAAAATAATACCTAAAAAGGGTCAATATATAATATTTGAAAAGGGAACAGGTAAAAAGTTTAATAATGTTATATTTCAAGTTCCAACAAAAAAAGGAAAAGGTGTACTTGTTACTTCAACATATCATGGAAATCTTATGATAGGACCGAATTCTGAAGAAACTGATGATAGAGAAGATATATCAACAGATATAGAAACATTAAAAAATATTATTAAAACTGCAAAAATGTCATATCCGGATTTAAATATGAAAAAAGCTATAAGAACCTATTCTGGATTGAGGGCGTCTTCTGATAAAAAGGATTTTATAATAGAAGAAAGTAGAATTAAGAACTTTATAAATGTTTCTGGAATAGAATCACCCGGATTGACATCATCTCCAGCAATAGCTATTGAAATAAAAAATATATTATCAAAAATAGGATTAGATCTAATAAAAAAAGAAAAATTTAGTAAATATAGAAAACCTATAATAATACAAAAAGAGTTAAGCGATGAAGAAGTAAAAAAATTATTGAACGAAGAAGGACCAAAAAAGATAATTTGTAGATGCGAAAGAGTTTATCAAGAAGAAATAGTTGATGCGCTTACAAGAAATATAGAGGTAAAAACACTTGATTCTGTTAAAAGGCGTACAAGGGCAGGGATGGGTAAATGTCAAGGATCTTTCTGCTCTTCAAGAGTTTCTGAATTGATAAAAAAATATAAAGGAGTAGATCCTGAAACTTATAAAAATCAATGGGAGTTATTGAAGAAATTAAAAAAATTAACATAG
- a CDS encoding methyl-accepting chemotaxis protein, giving the protein MKKLSMKFLIPTVLSILIFGIIILIQGYYSNYNSILLEREKQISDIVDYTYGFMENTYKNYQNGEISKEEALELIRESIYNMKFSEGGYIFGYDYNAKVMIPFADKKVGDDLSKTKDVKGAYIVQDMANIAKNEGKGFYKYYWENYETETIEPKISYVREFNDLGLWYGTGVYIGYIQQKAMGILIQQSLLLIGGIVLIFIIIYFIGRNISIRVKNLNESIEQFSKGDLTVSFESNGKDEISHITTNLDRMAKALNKIITNIDGSSEDVNSSADSLSASAEESSATLEELSSQMGIIKEGTQNSAESVEQISSGVQEVASSSVLISETAQDLAKSASETTQAAQKGSYSINEMGNTIKKAVEKSTNTEKIVEKLSSNAKNIGEIVSSIENITEQTNLLALNAAIEAARAGEAGKGFAVVADEIRKLAEESKKATEEIADILENVQNDTKDVNDATLETVDVIKDINIEMKDVLEQFGIILSKVETMTTSTENLSSSSEEQSAAAEQMSASMDNITRTVNDINKQITEIDTAIEQQAQVAQEIGASSEELSGLSANLKQLIKKFKLN; this is encoded by the coding sequence ATGAAAAAATTGTCTATGAAGTTTTTAATTCCCACTGTTTTATCTATATTGATTTTTGGAATTATAATTTTAATACAGGGATACTATTCCAACTATAATTCTATTCTTCTCGAAAGAGAGAAACAAATAAGCGATATAGTTGACTATACTTATGGGTTTATGGAGAATACTTATAAAAATTATCAAAATGGTGAAATTTCCAAAGAAGAAGCTTTAGAACTCATAAGAGAAAGTATATACAATATGAAATTTTCAGAAGGTGGATATATTTTTGGTTATGATTATAATGCAAAAGTTATGATACCTTTTGCAGATAAAAAGGTTGGAGACGATCTTTCTAAGACTAAAGATGTAAAAGGTGCCTATATAGTTCAAGATATGGCAAATATAGCTAAAAATGAAGGAAAAGGTTTTTATAAATATTATTGGGAAAATTATGAAACCGAGACTATAGAACCAAAAATATCTTATGTTCGAGAATTTAATGATTTGGGTTTATGGTATGGAACTGGAGTATATATAGGATATATACAACAAAAAGCAATGGGTATACTTATACAACAAAGTCTTTTATTAATAGGTGGAATAGTTTTAATATTTATAATAATATATTTTATAGGTAGGAATATAAGCATAAGAGTAAAAAATCTTAATGAAAGTATTGAACAATTTTCTAAAGGTGATTTGACTGTAAGTTTTGAATCGAATGGTAAAGATGAGATTTCTCATATAACAACAAATCTTGATAGAATGGCGAAAGCATTGAACAAAATAATAACAAATATAGACGGATCTTCTGAAGATGTTAATTCTTCTGCAGATTCTTTATCCGCCTCAGCTGAAGAATCCAGTGCAACTCTTGAAGAATTGAGTTCTCAAATGGGAATTATAAAAGAGGGAACACAAAATTCAGCTGAAAGTGTTGAACAAATCAGTTCTGGAGTACAAGAAGTGGCTTCAAGTTCTGTTTTAATATCAGAAACAGCGCAAGATCTTGCAAAGTCTGCTTCAGAAACGACACAAGCGGCACAAAAAGGCTCATATTCTATAAATGAAATGGGAAATACTATAAAAAAAGCCGTTGAAAAATCAACAAACACAGAAAAAATAGTAGAAAAATTATCTTCAAATGCAAAAAATATAGGAGAAATAGTTAGTTCTATAGAAAATATTACTGAACAGACAAATTTGCTTGCTTTAAACGCTGCAATAGAAGCAGCTCGTGCTGGAGAAGCAGGAAAAGGATTTGCTGTTGTAGCAGATGAAATCAGAAAACTTGCTGAAGAAAGTAAAAAAGCAACAGAAGAAATAGCTGATATACTTGAAAATGTTCAAAATGATACAAAAGATGTTAATGACGCTACTTTGGAAACTGTAGATGTGATAAAAGATATAAATATTGAAATGAAAGATGTTTTGGAACAGTTTGGGATTATCTTATCTAAAGTTGAAACTATGACAACTTCAACTGAAAATCTTTCTTCAAGTTCAGAGGAACAGAGTGCTGCGGCAGAACAAATGAGTGCGTCTATGGATAATATTACAAGAACTGTAAATGATATAAACAAACAAATAACTGAAATAGATACTGCTATAGAACAACAAGCACAGGTTGCTCAAGAAATAGGGGCAAGTTCAGAAGAACTTTCTGGTCTTTCTGCAAATTTAAAACAATTAATAAAAAAATTTAAATTGAATTAA